The window CACTGTCATATCCTTTTCCCTGATTCCGTTATCGATAATCTTCGCGATCAGCAAGGGCTGTGAAAGCTCCACTGTAAGCTCAATTCCCATCATTACCAGTGCGGCAATAGCAGCTACCCTGTATTTTTTGAGATATAAGAAAATTAGGTTCATCGGCGTTATCCTCTTGTTCTATTCGTAAAGTGCATCCCGCAAACGGGTAGACATTGCTGAGCCTTGTCCGCTCTTCAAAATAACCCTTCGCAGTGCCTTGTTGCTGCGTTGTAGTTCTGCCAGCTCGTCCATCATTTCCGACATTAGGCTTTGCGCCTCTGCAGACAGCCCCCCGTTTTCCATCACCCCAGCCAGTCTTTCTTGGAACTGCTCCAATTTATCCGTCACCTGCCATACTTCCTTCCTAATAAAAGTTCTCCAGCTGAAAACACAAGTGCGTACATTATAACACATCTGCAGAAATGATCCTTTACCTCAGGTGCGCCCGCAGACTGAAAGTTTAGGGGTTCAACATGTTTTCACTAGCTAGCTCGGCTGCTCATATGATACTCTAATAAAGTCGCATTTTTAGGAATACTATACTTCAGGTTATAGAGCGAAAGGATAGATGGACGTGGCACAGTTGTTTTTCAAGTATGGGGCAATGAACAGCGGTAAATCCATTGAGATTCTCAAGGTAGCCCATAATTACGAGGAGCAGGGCAAGTCGGTGCTCATTTTCACTCCATCCCTGGACGATCGGGACGAGGTCGGGTATATTTCCTCCCGCATCGGACTGCGCAAGCAGGCCATACCTGTCGACGAGAATACAGATATTTTCAGCATTGTAAGCCGTAATCTGCCGAAGCCCCACTGCGTGCTGATTGATGAATGCCAGTTCCTCAGCAAAGACTGCATCCTCCAGCTTGTGCGGATCGTGGATGAATTGAACATTCCGGTCATGGCCTTCGGCCTGAAAAATGATTTCCAGAACAATCTTTTCGAAGGCAGCAAGTATATGCTGATTTACGCCGATAAAATTGAAGAGATGAAGACCATCTGCTGGTTCTGCGAACGGAAAGCCACGATGGCGCTGCGGGTTGAGAACGGCAAGCCCGTCTACAGCGGCAAACAAATCCAAATCGGCGGCAATGAAGCTTATTACCCGGTCTGCCGCAAATGTCACAAGAATCCTCCTTTGTAAAAACGCAAAAAGCATTCCGGTACCGCTCTTTTTACGGCCGGAATGCTTTTTTTTTGACGCAAATCTTAGGATTGAATGACCTTGAGTGCCTCATATTCATCTTCTTTGCTTACGAACAGCTCATGTCTAGACGCCATATTTCCGCCATAGTGGTTACGGCTTGATATGACACGCATGCCTCCGTTAATTTTAGAACGGTGCCGGATACCTGCAGCACTAAGCCGGTTCTTGATTAGGAAATATTGCCGCTGGTCAAAAGTCGTAAACAACAGTGTTCTTTCCTGCGGTAAAAAGAAATGCAGTATGCTTTTGGCTAAGCTCATACGCTTCTCCTCCTGTAATTCACCGCTTATTGTCCCGCCGGTCACGCCTGCTTCAAATAACGCTCCTGCAATACATTCATATGATGCCGTTCATGTCCGATGATCACGCAGGCCTGGGCTCTGACTGTCATAGGTACCGAGAAGAACTGGCCAGCCTTGGTCCACGAATCAGCCGGCAGGCTTTCCAGAAGTGCAAGTGTAGACTCACGCACGATCCGGTAATGAAGCAGCATTTCCTTTAAGCTGAACCGGTCGAAATCCCCTGCCGCTACATAATCATTCTCCTCATATCCGGGCAGCGGCGCCTGCTCACCTCTGGCAAAACAAAGCAGGCGGTAAGACATGATCCTGTCGTTATCCGTCAAATGGCCAATCATCTGCTTGATGCTCCACTTTCCCGGGGCGTACCTGTAGCTTCCCTGCTCTTCGGTGAGACCCTCCAGCAGCGCAAAGATTTCTTTTGACTGCTCGCGGAGAATAGTTGCCAAATCTCCCTCAGATGGTACTAAAGAGATGTACGCTGTCTGATACTCCAAATATTCGCTTTTTTCCGGACGCTGATTCATATAAACGGCCCCTTCCACTCCCAATTTTATGAAAAACTAGTCCAAGAGCATAAAATGTTATTGTTGTATTTTAGTATATTATGTATAATCTTTGCAAGATTAAGGAAAAGTTAATCTATTCATCGGGAGTGTAGGCATGCTGGATTTTTTTTTATTCATTTTGTTTTCGGTACTTGAAAGTACCGCGTTATTTTATCTGGCATTCAAGATATTCAAGATTGACCTCTATCCGAAAGAAATTGTTTTTGCAGGTCTAATTATGGCCTTCTTCTCCTATGAAGTACGAATTGAGAGTGGCATGGCAGAAATCGATGTTTTTACCCAGTACCTGCTAGTCTTTTGTTTTATATGGATGCTGTTTCGGATTCATGTTTTTTATGCCGCTATCATGACAGGTATGGTCTACCAGTTCTATATGCTTATCCAATCTTTATTATATTTATTGATGAAACCTATAGGTGTCATCGGCTTAGAGTTCCACTCAGTGACGATAGGAGTATATTTAATGCAAACCCTGTCTGCCTTGACAGCCTTCAGTATAGGACGCTTTATCGGGAAAAGAAGAAAAGGATTTGATTTTATCCCGGACAAGCCTGAAGTGAAATTAGTTATTAACAGTCATAAAAAGATTCTTTTTGCATTAAGCCTCCCTTCTATTCTTATAATCTTCTTAATGATATATCTTTCTGAGAATTTCTCGCAGTTTTTCATTATCATTCCTATTTGTTATGCTGTACTCTTATTCGGATATTTGAATTTCTCATTCAAAACGAACCGCGGTGATGACTTCTGAACAGCCTTGCTATAAAAATTTCAGTCGCCCTGAAGCGGGCCAATCCAGAGGAAACCTGCTCTGTTGAAATCATGCAATATGCCCTGAACATCATCCTAAATACCCTGCTAACCATCACAGCTTCCCTTGCCCTTGGCTGGCTGTTTAATAATTTCACTCAAACATTAATCTTTTACTTCTGTTTTTCTGTACTGCGTCTATGTTCAGGAGGCTTTCATCTTAAAACAGCAGCAGCCTGCAACGTTGTTACCACTTTAATTTGTGTAGCCCCCCCCTTATTAATAAATATCACTGGGACCTCGCTTTGGATAATAAATGCTTTATCCTTTTTCATTATGCTTTTATTTGCCCCCAACCCGGATAAAAATGCACAAATTCCGTTCAGATATTATCCAGGGTTGAAGCTGGCTTCCATAGTATTGGTAGGGTTGAACTTTTTTATTGGCTCGTCTGTCATTGGATTGGCTTATCTCGTGCAATCCTTAACAGTAATTCCATGGAAAGGGAGGTTAAAAGTATGAAATCATTCATTGCTAAGCAAACTTCTTCAATGCTTGAAGCATCCGCCCGATTCTTCGCTACTGTTATGAAGATTGGTCTGCACAGCCCGGAAGCACCTAAAGAATTGCGTAAGTAATCAAACAAGGATGGGGAAAACATGCGTGTCTTACAAAACGACGGCTCCTCCCTGGATATTAGGGAAGAAGATATATTGTATTTCTCAAGTTTTAAGAATGCAATATTCGTCCATACGAAAGAAGGCGAGTTTGTTCTCCCCACTACTCTTTCCGATCTGTTGATTGCTTACAAGGGTAAAGGATTCGAACGCCTTGACCGTAACAATGTTGTCAGTCTTGACAAGGTTGACAAGTACGACGCCGAGCGGAAAATCGTTCATTTTTCCCAAGCCGAACAATTTGCGACTGTCTCGGAGTCTAACGAACCTCGCATCAAAAGATTTCTGGCTTCCCGCATAAAAGAATCCGCAGACTGAGCGTCTGCGGATTTTTAGTTCTCTATTAATCCCAGCGTCTAGCAGACACCGGGATTATTTTCAATTCAATATTAGCAATAATAAACCAAATATTATTACATATTCATCCTGTTTTGTAAAGGGTGATTCGCAGGGTGAATGCCAGGAGACGGATAACCTTCCAAATGGTACCATTTAAATAGATTAGCTACAATTTAAATCATTATACTATTTGATGGAGGAATCTAATGGATTATTATTTTCATCCTTCTCCGCGACCCTCATCACTTGAATTATTATCTGACGAGCAGTTGTTGAATATCTATGAATTAGCGGTGGAGGCAAAAGCTTCGCCTGATTTTATTGAAATCATAGTAAGTGTTCTATCTGGAAGAAAATCTGCAGCCTCGAAGATTCAGGATGTGTGAGCACACTATTCCGGCCCACTTCTACATAATTCTTTTCAATAACCATATCTAAAGAAGCCATCCCTCACTTCCGTGAAGAGGATGGCTTCTTTGCATGCGGACCGGAACACATCGAGATACTCGTCCGGCTACTCGATAAATTCAGTTTTGAACACATTATCCAATTTCCCGCCAAGTCTTTTTTTGAGCGGCACCTTAATATCACGGCCAAGTTCCTTGAAGAAGGTATCCACATCACATTTCACATTCTGTGCCATAGCAATAACCGTTCCGTCACCTACGATGTTCTGGTTTACTTCAAGAGGCACATCGACTTCGATGTCGTATTTCTTGGTTAGGGTTTTGATGTACCGGGCGAAAATCTCCAGTAGCTCTTCATTGTTGAAATTTTCGATTGCGGCTTTTCCCTTGGTGGTAAATTTCATGTTAATTCTCATTAATAGATATCCCCTTTTCTGTCGAACCATTTTTTGTTGGTTTATGGATCAAGATGAATAGATGGCTGCAAGAAAGGGCAACATTATTCATTTTTGAAAACTGGTTGTACCGGCTCACAGCTATTTAAAAGCCCCTTTAACCTGCTGCGCCTTAAACTGGGTAAATTCCTTCAAAGCCTGAATAATCTCGTCCTGCTCCTCTTCCTTGAGCTCGTAGATATACTCCCTCAGCCACTCCCCGAACAGATAGGCTTGCCGGCCTTTGCGGGGCTGCTTCCGCAGTGAATCCAGATTTCCTTCAAACTTGTCATTGAGTACATCCGTAAGATTATATTTCTCAATTTTTTCTATTACCATTCCTGCCCCATATTCCGTTTCATAAACGATCACTTCGTCTGAATCAAACGAAACATAAGACGTCTCCTTACCTTCCTTAGCCCGAAACGCCTTCAGCTTATTAAAAGCTGTCTCATATCTGTAATCCTGTGACTGCTTGTATCCCTGCTTCAACGTCTTAATATATTCAATATCAGGCATGTAATCGGCCAGGTGGTACATCCGGTTCTTGAGATCACTTCCGAGCGCTTCGATTATTTTGTCCAGGTTGTCTTTTAGAGGAATGCTTTCTCCCCGTTCAATCTTGCTGAGCTGTGAGTAGCTGATGCCGCTCTTCTCTTCCAGACCCCTTAAGGTCAAACCTCGCGCTTTCCTGAAGTGCCGGATAAAGTCTCCGAGCTCATCGGGATAATGATCGAAATCGTTCATGGGGTCACCTCTACCTCTATCATAACACAAGATAACACTTTGTGTTTCAATATAACAATTAATACCTGATTATTTACTCACCATTCTTGCCTAATGTCCTTCGATTTAGAAGGATACATTGTATATAACGCTACCGCTAAAGCCGGAAGAATAAGCGCAGAAACAGCTAAAGCAATCTGATAATTATTTCCGCCAAAAACAAATAAATTAATAATCATTAAAAAGAAAAGTATAAAATATTTAAAAAAGTTCTTAATAATTTCTAATGGAATCCCCAAAATTAGCCAAACAATCTTTAGCTTCAAGCCCTCTTGGAATCCCTGAATATAATCTGCCCATACACTTTTCAAGCCAGACCAAATGATTTTTCCCGTCAAGGCTACCCCATTTTGTATTCCGTGTAATACCGTAAGATCAGTATTAATGGATGTATATATATGGGGGAATTCTCCCGTAAAATTCATATTGAATACTTTAATCTCCAGCGAAGCCCCGCTAGGGATAAAAATTTCAGTCGCCCCGCCGTATACAAGTAACCCCAAAATGATAAATAAAATTAACGTGCTCCACACTTTATTTTGATTATCAAACATATGATTGCTCCTCATAACTATATTGCTCAATAATACGATAACTGGTCATAATAAAACACTCCTTCATTGGATTCTGATACCCAATAAAGGAGTGAAATTTATACATATACTGAGAAGAAATAGATCGGCTTAAAAACCTCACGTATCCTGCTCCTTACCCTTTCAAGACACCTTATGCTCAATCCGCAGCTTGTCGGCTACCATGGCAATAAATTCCGAGTTAGTCGGCTTAGATTTGGAGATATTAATGGTATAGCCGAACAGGTGGGAGATGCTGTCGATGTTGCCACGGGTCCAGGCGACCTCAATTGCATGGCGAATGGCCCGTTCTACGCGGGATGGAGTGGTCTTGAACTTCTCCGCAATGGCTGGGTAGAGCGTTTTGGTAATGGCTCCGAGAATTTCAATATTGTTATAGACCATCGTAATCGCTTCACGCAGATACTGATAGCCTTTGATATGTGCGGGTACACCGATTTCGTGGATGATCGAAGTAATATTGGCATCCAGATTCTTGCCCTTGGAGAGCGGCACAACATTGTTATTGGAAGATGCTCTTGAACCGGAATAATTGGACATGTTCGGGGAACTGCTCATACTGCCCTGTGCACCGACCAGCTGACGCACACGGTTGGCCAGCACTTCCATATCGAACGGCTTCAAAATATAGTAAGAGGCGCCAAGCTGCACAGCCCGTTGAGTGATGTTCTCCTGGCCGAATGCAGTCAGCATAATAATCTTTGGTTGAGGATTAAGATCCATATCACGCAGGCGTTCCAGAACGCCGAGTCCGTCCAAATGCGGCATGATAATATCGAGGATTAGTACATCGGGAATTTTTCTTGCCCCGCTAAGCATTTGAAGCACTTCTTCACCATTGTAGGCGATGCCCGTAACGGTCATATCTTCCTGTTCCGTAATGTATTCGGCAAGCAAGTTTGTAAATTCCCTATTATCATCGGCCAACAACACTTCAATATTCTGCACTGGCTGCTTCCTCCTTATTCATCTCTGCGATTTCTAAGTAACATTTATCTGTCCTCCCTTACATTTTCGACATGCACTCTAAATATCCTTCTGTCGAAAATTATTTTTCTTTATTTTTTTTCGGCGTTGGATTATAATTAATTATTTTATTTCATCTTTCGATGTTTATCGCTGAGCTTCGACAAAAAAATCTTAAGGCTATACCGCCTTAAGATTGTAGGGAGAACCTTCTATTTGCTCTGCTACACCGGAGTCTTTGAGCATCCATTCGATGAAGCAGCCATACCCCGATTTGGGATCATTGACGAATACATGGGTTACCGCTCCGATTAAACGTCCGTCCTGCACAATAGGGCTGCCGCTCATGCCTTGCACAATGCCGCCGGTCTTCTCAATCAAGCGCGGGTCGGTAATGCGCAGCACCAGCCCTTTGGTTGCCGGCGTCTGCTGATGCGCTACATGGATGATCTCCACATCAAACCGCTCCACCTGCTGCCCGTCAACCACGGTTAGAATCTGCGCCGGACCTTCCTTCACTTCATTGCTCATTGCAACCGGAATCGGCTGTTTATAAAGACTGTGCTCGGGGTTCCTGGTCATTTTGCCGAAAATTCCGAAATCCGTATTGCTCTGCACATTCCCCAGCACCTGGCTCTCCTTGAGAAAAACAGCACGCTTCTCTCCGGGATCACCATCCTGGCTCTTGGAGATCGAGGTTACAGTGGATTGCACGATATGACCGCTGCCCACCACAATCGGAGTACCGGTGTTCATGTCCGTAATGACATGGCCCAGAGCGCCATAAACTCCCTGCTCCGGAGCATAAAAGGTTAAGGTGCCGACACCCGCCGCGGAATCACGGATATAAAGCCCCAGTCTCCATACCTTGTCATTACGGTCATAAGCGGGAGTAAGCCTGGCTGTATGCTCTTTACCGCCGCGTTTGTACACGATGGTCAGAGTGTCTCCTGCTTTGCCTGCACGCTCCACCAGCTTCGCTACCTTGGATACCTCGTCCAGCTTCACCCCGTCAATGGAGACCATCAGGTCACCCGGAACAAGCCCGCTGTTCTCTCCGGGGGAAAGCTTGGACTGCTCAGACACTTCAATCAAATGATGGCCAACAACAAGTACACCTGCAGATTTTACTTTCACGCCAATCGTCTGACCTCCCGGAATAACCTTAAGCTCCTGGTCAGTTCCTTGCACCTGCTTGTTCAGTTGATCAAGCGGTGCAGCATAGCTCTGAAGAGGTCCCGTTATGCCTGATAAGCTTAGAAAGAAGGCAAATAAAAGACCGGGCATTAACTTCCTGAGGTTCGGCTTCAATGGCTGTCACGCTCCCTTTTGCTTCTTTCGCTTGACGAAAAAGGTGGTCGCCAATTGCGTACCTATAAGATAACCTTGCCCCCAGGCTTTTATTACTGTCAATCATTGTCCCGCTTACCCTATGGCTGCTTTGCTGGCCTCGGCCAGACCGAGCATTTCCTGTGCGTGATGCAATGTTTTTTCGGTAATTTCCACGCCGCCCAGCATGCGGGCAAGCTCCATGACTCTGCCTTCTGCTGTGAGGGAGTCCACTTCGGTCATTGTGCGCCCGTCCTCGACTTTTTTGCGGATCAGATATTGATGGTCGGCCATACAGGCCACTTGCGGCAGATGCGTAATGGAGAACACCTGGCACGTGGAGGACAGCTTGTACAATTTATCGGCAATGGATTGGGCTGCACGTCCGCTGACCCCGGTATCCACTTCATCAAAAATCAGCACAGGTATAGCATCCGTCCGGGCAAAAATACTCTTCATCGCCAGCATAATCCGTGACAGCTCCCCGCCTGAGGCGATTTTGCCTAGCGGTCTAAGCGGCTCCCCCGGGTTCGGGGAGATCATAAATTCGGCGCTGTCGATTCCTTGCCGGGTCAGCCGGTAACGGCGGTCCTGATATTCTACGCCCCGCGGATCCTCCAGCGTATCCAGCTTTACCTGGAGCGACGTCCGCTCCATCTGCAGATCCTTGAGCTCGCCTTCAACCTGAGTAGAGAGGTCTGCCGCACACTGACTTCGTGCCCTGCTAAGTGCCCGTGCTGCTTCCATTAAGGTGCTGAGCAGTCCATCCCGCTTCACAGTCAGCTTCTCGATGTATTCATCCTTATTCTCCAGCAGATCCGTCTCCCGGTGAATCTGTTCGTAATAGGCCAGAATCTGCTCGACACTGTCCCCGTATTTACGGCGCAGGCCGGTGATCAGATCAAGGCGGTTCTCGATCTCCTCCAGCCGGGCCGGATTGAACTCGATATCCTCCCGGTAGTCCCGCAGCTGAAAAGCGGCATCCTCCAGCTGATAATAGGACGACTGCAGCTGATCCAGTACCGAGCGCAGCCCCTTCTCATCGTAACGGACCGCATCCTCCAGCCGGGAGATGACGTTACCGATGGACTCCAGGCCCTGCCTGTCATACAACAGCTCGTATGCGCCGGATACCGAATCCATCATTTTCTCGCTGTGGGATAGTTTGACCCGTTCTTCGGCAAGTAATTCATCTTCTCCCGGTTTTAATCGCGCAGAAGAAATTTCCTCCAGCTGAAAACGGTACAAATCCAGCATTTGATACGCTTTTTGGCTGGATTCCTGAAGTTCCCGCAGTTCTTTTTCCACCTTGGCAAACGCGGAATATTTCTCTTGATAATCGGCTTTGAGCGGTCCGATTATGGCTTCGCCATATGTATCCAGCAGCCCGAGATGACGCTCCGCCTTAAGCAGATTCTGGTGTTCATGCTGGCCGTGGATATTTACCAGCTGCTCACCGATTTCACGCAGCATGCTGAGATTAACCATCTGCCCGTTAACGCGCGAGGTGCTTTTGCCAAGGGAGGTGATTTCTCGGCGGATGACCAGATGCTCTTCACGATGACCCCCGATGCCCAGACGCTCCAGCGTTTCCCACACCGGATGGCCGGCGGGCAGACTGAACAGCGCCTCCATCTCTGCCTTTTCGCAGCCGTAGCGGATGGAATCCGCGGAACCGCGGCCGCCGGCAATGAGGCCCAGCGCATCGATAATGATCGATTTCCCGGCACCGGTCTCCCCTGTAAGTACATGAAAACCAGGATAAAAATGCACATCTACCGCTTCAACAACGGCTAGATTGCGGATCGACAAGGTCTCTAACACGAATACTGCACCTCCGGAAAGATGTTTCCCATGAATGTATTGAACTTGTTTAAATTGAAATTAGGAGATATATCCCATTATTTGCGCAATTACGTTCTTGCTGTCTTCCGGCTGCCGGCAAATAATCAGAATGGTATCGTCACCGGAAATGGTGCCCATAATCTGCGGCCAGTCAATATTGTCAATCAGCGCCGCCACCGAGTTAGCCGTTCCCGGAAGACATTTCATAACCACAAGGTTGCCGGAGTAATCAATCTGGACAAAATTATCCACCAGCACTCTTTTTAGCTTCTGTGTCGGATTATAGCGCTGGTCGGTCGGAAGCGAATATTTATATCTTCCGTCATCCATCGGCACCTTGATCAGCAGCAGCTCCTTGATGTCCCTGGATACTGTTGCCTGGGTAACCTGGAAGCCCGCTTCACGCAGTGAATCCACCAACTCATCCTGTGTTTCAATGTCTTTCTGTGTAATGATCTCACGGATCTTGATATGCCTGTGTCCCTTCATTATTGCCTCCTGTATTTAAAAGATGAACATTAATTGGATTCCCCGTCATCCCTGCCGAGCGAAATCACATGTATGGCAGACGATACGGTATTGACATACAGCACGCCGCTGCAGTCAGGGTAAATCAGTAAATACGGCAGAAGTGCATCCCGGAGCGCGCTGCCGGTGAATTCCAGCTCCTTACGGGGACGGGATAAAATCACCAGGTAAAAGGAATCCTCTTCTTTGCTGGCCACATAGTCGATAAACAGCCTGCTGTACATTGAAGATCCGTCAACATTAAAAGCAAGCGGGATTTTCAGTTTGCCGCCAATCACCTCGTACCCTGCTGCTTCGAGCCACTCAATGGAAGGATGCGGCGTAATCACACTGTTGATCGGCACCCGGTCCTTCAGGAAGGACCGCGGTGAACTCTGCAGCCATATATAGATCCGGTAAACCAGAAATATCGCAACCGCCAGTCCAATGAGCACCATAACGGTTTTATCAGAGCTTGCCAACACAATCACCTCGGTGATTTATTCGCTTGAGCAGCGCTGAAATCCTGCTTTTGGGATGCAGACTTCTCCATTCAAGCAAAAGAAACTCATCGTTTTTTCGATGAGTTTCCGTTGGTGTTCGCAGTAAAGGTTGCTGTGGCTTCCTTGATAACATCATCAGCCAACGCTGCGAAATTGTCATTAGGGCTGAGGGGAGCAGCCGCTGCTTCCAGCTGCGCTTCACCTGCGGCATCCTCTGCTTCAGGCAGCAGCTTCCAATGCGCCAGGAACTCAATGTTGCCTTCCCCGCCGGTAATCGGCGAGAACGTCAGGCCCTCCAGCCGGTAACCAAGCCCTGCAGCCATAGTCAGCACATTCACCAGCACTTCCTTATGAACCGCCGGATCACGCACCACGCCGGATTTGCCAACCTTCTCACGTCCTGCCTCGAACTGCGGTTTAATCAGTGCGGCAATGTCCGCCGGACGGTTCAGCAGTGCCTTGAGCGGAGGAAGGATAATTTTGAGCGAGATGAAGGATACATCAATGCTCGCGAAGTCCGGAACCGGACCCTGCAGGTCAGGAGGCGTCATATAACGGAAATTGGTCCGTTCCATCACGCTGACCCGCTCATCATTGCGCAGGCTCCAGTCCAGCTGGTTATAACCGACATCAATGGCATAGACGTAGCTTGCCCCGTTCTGCAGCGCACAATCAGTAAACCCGCCGGTGGAAGCCCCAATATCGAGCATAATCCGTCCATTCAGGCCGATCTCAAACTTGCGTAAAGCCTTCTCCAGCTTGAGGCCGCCGCGGCTGACATAAGGATGCACGGCGCCCTTCACTTTCAGGGTGGAGCTGCGGGGCACCTTCATGCCGGCTTTCTCGATCCGTTCTTCATCCGCCAGAACAAGACCGGCCATAATCGCAGCCTTAGCCTTCTCCCGGCTTTCATAAAAGCCTTGCTCCACTAACAATACATCTATCCGTTCTTTAGGGTGTTCCATGTTCATCTCCCGATCATTCTTGGGCTAACGAGTTTCTCTTCCGGACTTTAGGAAGTAGAAGTCGTCTTGTAGGTATATTTGCTGAGCGCCTTCATCGCTTTAATGCGTGCACACAGCGCTTCAACGGTAAGTCCGGTCTGCTGGCGCTGCTCCTTGACGGAACCGTGCTCGATAAAGATATCCGGAACGCCCATTAAATGGACACGGGCATCATAAATTTCTTGTTCCGAAAAGAATTCCAGCACTGCGCTGCCAAGGCTTCCCGCCTGGCTGGCTTCCTCCATCACTACCATAGAGGTTCCGGCATGGGCCAGTTCCAGCAGCATGGTATTGTCGAGCGGTTTCAGGAATCGTGCATTCACTACACCCACCTGAATGCCTTCTCGCTTAAGCACCTCTGCTGCTTCTTCCGCCACCTGAACCATCGGGCCGCAGGCCAGCACCGCATAATCGTCACCAGGCCGCAGCCGCTCCCAGGAACCGATCGGCAGAACGCGCAGTTCGGGATCCAGTGCCACACCGGTTCCGTCAATACGGGGATACCGGTAGGCAATCGGCCCGTCGTTATATTCCAGCGCTGTCTTCATCATATGGCGAAGCTCGTTCTCATCCTTCGGCATCATCATGACCATATTCGGAATATGACGCATAAAGGCAATATCGTATACCCCTTGATGGGTCTCGCCGTCAGCACCGACAAAGCCTGCCCGGTCAATCGCGAACATGACATTGGCGTTATGGCGGCAAATGTCATGGACGATCTGATCGTAGGCCCGCTGCATAAAGGTGGAGTAGACGGCGTACACCGGCTTCATCCCCTCCATGGCGAGTGCTGCGCAGAGCGTCGCGGCATGCTGCTCGGCAATACCGACATCGATCATCCGGTCAGGGAATTCCTTGGCAAACGGAAACAGTCCTGATCCGCCCGGCATTGCCGGAGTCACAGCAATGAGCCGTTTGTCCTCATGGCCCAGTTCAATCAGCGTCTGGCCGAACACTTCCGTGTACATCGGATTGCCGACA of the Paenibacillus pedocola genome contains:
- a CDS encoding thymidine kinase; the encoded protein is MAQLFFKYGAMNSGKSIEILKVAHNYEEQGKSVLIFTPSLDDRDEVGYISSRIGLRKQAIPVDENTDIFSIVSRNLPKPHCVLIDECQFLSKDCILQLVRIVDELNIPVMAFGLKNDFQNNLFEGSKYMLIYADKIEEMKTICWFCERKATMALRVENGKPVYSGKQIQIGGNEAYYPVCRKCHKNPPL
- a CDS encoding DinB family protein, translated to MNQRPEKSEYLEYQTAYISLVPSEGDLATILREQSKEIFALLEGLTEEQGSYRYAPGKWSIKQMIGHLTDNDRIMSYRLLCFARGEQAPLPGYEENDYVAAGDFDRFSLKEMLLHYRIVRESTLALLESLPADSWTKAGQFFSVPMTVRAQACVIIGHERHHMNVLQERYLKQA
- a CDS encoding accessory gene regulator ArgB-like protein, which translates into the protein MKRANPEETCSVEIMQYALNIILNTLLTITASLALGWLFNNFTQTLIFYFCFSVLRLCSGGFHLKTAAACNVVTTLICVAPPLLINITGTSLWIINALSFFIMLLFAPNPDKNAQIPFRYYPGLKLASIVLVGLNFFIGSSVIGLAYLVQSLTVIPWKGRLKV
- a CDS encoding cyclic lactone autoinducer peptide, with product MKSFIAKQTSSMLEASARFFATVMKIGLHSPEAPKELRK
- a CDS encoding LytTR family transcriptional regulator DNA-binding domain-containing protein, producing the protein MRVLQNDGSSLDIREEDILYFSSFKNAIFVHTKEGEFVLPTTLSDLLIAYKGKGFERLDRNNVVSLDKVDKYDAERKIVHFSQAEQFATVSESNEPRIKRFLASRIKESAD
- the sda gene encoding sporulation histidine kinase inhibitor Sda — protein: MDYYFHPSPRPSSLELLSDEQLLNIYELAVEAKASPDFIEIIVSVLSGRKSAASKIQDV
- a CDS encoding helix-turn-helix domain-containing protein, producing MNDFDHYPDELGDFIRHFRKARGLTLRGLEEKSGISYSQLSKIERGESIPLKDNLDKIIEALGSDLKNRMYHLADYMPDIEYIKTLKQGYKQSQDYRYETAFNKLKAFRAKEGKETSYVSFDSDEVIVYETEYGAGMVIEKIEKYNLTDVLNDKFEGNLDSLRKQPRKGRQAYLFGEWLREYIYELKEEEQDEIIQALKEFTQFKAQQVKGAFK
- the spo0A gene encoding sporulation transcription factor Spo0A is translated as MQNIEVLLADDNREFTNLLAEYITEQEDMTVTGIAYNGEEVLQMLSGARKIPDVLILDIIMPHLDGLGVLERLRDMDLNPQPKIIMLTAFGQENITQRAVQLGASYYILKPFDMEVLANRVRQLVGAQGSMSSSPNMSNYSGSRASSNNNVVPLSKGKNLDANITSIIHEIGVPAHIKGYQYLREAITMVYNNIEILGAITKTLYPAIAEKFKTTPSRVERAIRHAIEVAWTRGNIDSISHLFGYTINISKSKPTNSEFIAMVADKLRIEHKVS
- the spoIVB gene encoding SpoIVB peptidase produces the protein MPGLLFAFFLSLSGITGPLQSYAAPLDQLNKQVQGTDQELKVIPGGQTIGVKVKSAGVLVVGHHLIEVSEQSKLSPGENSGLVPGDLMVSIDGVKLDEVSKVAKLVERAGKAGDTLTIVYKRGGKEHTARLTPAYDRNDKVWRLGLYIRDSAAGVGTLTFYAPEQGVYGALGHVITDMNTGTPIVVGSGHIVQSTVTSISKSQDGDPGEKRAVFLKESQVLGNVQSNTDFGIFGKMTRNPEHSLYKQPIPVAMSNEVKEGPAQILTVVDGQQVERFDVEIIHVAHQQTPATKGLVLRITDPRLIEKTGGIVQGMSGSPIVQDGRLIGAVTHVFVNDPKSGYGCFIEWMLKDSGVAEQIEGSPYNLKAV
- the recN gene encoding DNA repair protein RecN, coding for MLETLSIRNLAVVEAVDVHFYPGFHVLTGETGAGKSIIIDALGLIAGGRGSADSIRYGCEKAEMEALFSLPAGHPVWETLERLGIGGHREEHLVIRREITSLGKSTSRVNGQMVNLSMLREIGEQLVNIHGQHEHQNLLKAERHLGLLDTYGEAIIGPLKADYQEKYSAFAKVEKELRELQESSQKAYQMLDLYRFQLEEISSARLKPGEDELLAEERVKLSHSEKMMDSVSGAYELLYDRQGLESIGNVISRLEDAVRYDEKGLRSVLDQLQSSYYQLEDAAFQLRDYREDIEFNPARLEEIENRLDLITGLRRKYGDSVEQILAYYEQIHRETDLLENKDEYIEKLTVKRDGLLSTLMEAARALSRARSQCAADLSTQVEGELKDLQMERTSLQVKLDTLEDPRGVEYQDRRYRLTRQGIDSAEFMISPNPGEPLRPLGKIASGGELSRIMLAMKSIFARTDAIPVLIFDEVDTGVSGRAAQSIADKLYKLSSTCQVFSITHLPQVACMADHQYLIRKKVEDGRTMTEVDSLTAEGRVMELARMLGGVEITEKTLHHAQEMLGLAEASKAAIG